In Cicer arietinum cultivar CDC Frontier isolate Library 1 chromosome 7, Cicar.CDCFrontier_v2.0, whole genome shotgun sequence, the genomic window tatgtttggtgcgctcatgaaaaacaggatttgCAACAATTTGAATAACACTTGTATTGTCAACATAGAGAGACGTCGGGTCTGTTGGAGGGAATCCAAATTCAGCCAAAAGACCACGAAGCCAAATTATCTCAGAACAAGCAGTAGACATAGCACGATACTCTGATTCAGTAGATGATTTAGAGACTCTGGTTTGTTTCCTTACTTTTCCATGATATCAATGAAGAACCGAGAAACATGCACCAACCGGTGACAGATCGCCAAGTGTTGGGACACCCAGCCCAATCACCATCATTATGGGCAATCAATTTGAGAACTGTGCCAATGAGAAAGAAGAGACCTCGTTGAGAGGTACCTAGCAAATAGCGAACTATGCGACGAACTGCTGCTAAGTGAAAGTGGCGAGGAGAGTGCATGAACTGACTTACTTGTTGAACAACAAATGATATGTCAAGGCGAGTAATTGTCGAATAATTAAGACTAGCCACAAGTTATCGATACAATAAAGGATCTGGCAATAGATCACCCTCATCTCGGTGATATTTCACATTAacctcaagaggagtatctacTGGATTAGCTGATTGGAGACCCGCCATAGAAATAAGTCTGTCGCATActtatgttgatgaagaaatatacCCTTGGAGGTAGAATGAACCTCAAGGCCAAGGAAATACTGCAAGTTACCAAGCTCTTTCGTATGAAATGCAGTTTGCAATTGATGTTTAAGTTCTTGGATGGATGTCTAATCAGATCCAATAATGaccatatcatcaacataaaggaGGAGTAGAACAATGCATGTAGATGTGCGATGAATAAATAGAGAGGAGTCATGTTGACTCTGAATGAAAGAGAATCTAAGTAGAGTGGAACGAAATTTCTCATACCATACTCTAGGTGCTTGTTTCAAACCGTATAGAAAGCGTTTGAACTTGCACACACCATGAGATGAAGAAAATAGACCTTGAGGAGGAGTCATATAAATATCTTCAGTGAGATCACCGTGAAGAAACGCATtattcacatccatttgatgaagagTCCACCCATTAGAAGCAACTATAGAGAGTACAGTGCGAACAGTTGTCATTTTGGCTACCGGTGCAAAtgtctcatcataatcaattccatATTCCTGTTTGTTTCCTAAGGCAACCAATCGAGCCTTGTACCAATTCAAGGACccatcagaattcaatttaatagAATACACCCATTTGCAGCCTATGGGTTTGATATGAGGAGGACAAGAGACAATATCCCATGTGAAATTCTTTTGAAGAGTCTGAAGTTCCTCACTCATTGCTTTTATCCAGCGCACATCTTTAACAAGTAGGAATAGATATGCTAGAGAGAGATGAAGACAAAGAAGTATGTGAGAAATTATACCTGTCTGGTGAATATCTATCATTTGCGCGAGACACTCTACTAGAACATTGTGGTGCAACCGCTACAGGATCAGGTTGCGGATCAGGGTCGAAAAGGGGGGTTATAACCTGCTATTTGTGTTTTCTAACATATACCTAGTTTAAATTGTTCTATAGAATGAGGCATAGTAGAAAAGTTGGAAAGAATAGCAATATCATTCATGGCAGAAGAAAGACAGTGCAacataaattgattatcaaaaaatgtcattttcctAGAAATGCGAAAGCGCTGGTTAAAAACATCATAACACACAAAACCTTTATTATGAGAGTGACTATATCCCATATATGCGCATTGAGCAGACTACGCTCCAAGCTTATGTCTTTCAAATGGAGGTAGGTGAACAAAACACACATCCAAAAGTATATAAATCACTATAGTTAGACTGAATTTTAAAAAGACGATAAAAATGGGGGTCAAGATCAATAACTGTAGAAGGAAGACGATTGATCAGGAAGACAGTTGTGAAAAGAGCCTCCAGCCAATATCGAGATGGTACAGAAAGTTGAAGAAGTAAGGTGCGCGTTACATCAAGCAAATGACCATTCTTACGTTCTGCCATTCCATCTTGTTGGGGGGTATTTGGACAAGATCGTTGAGACAAGATACCTTTTTGCTGAAAATACTCCTGAAACTCATGAGACATATACTCACCACTAGAGTCGGAGCGAaaaattttaacaattgtttgaaattgagtttcaacatatgttagaaatttcttaaacatagAAAACACTTCAGATTTGAACCGAAAAAAATATATCCAAGTAAAACAactgtaatcatcaataaatgtgacaaatatttatagtGAGCATGAGAGGTTACAGGAGACATTCCTCATACATCACTGCGAATCATCTCAAAACAAGTGGAAGCACGATGAGCACCAGACGGAAAAGGAAATGTTTTACTTTTAGCCAATTTGCAAACAGAACATGGCACAGAGACATTagaaacaacatttttatttcCCAACAAACCAGTTTTAACTAAATGAGACAAGACAGTAGAGTTTGGATGACCCAATTTTCTATGAAAATCCTTATAAGAATTCAAAACATTATTACAAGTAAGAGAtaaatgattgaaaataaatagaagTGGAAACAATCTTCCCGCTTTAGGCTCTTTCCGATCACCTTCCCTGGCACCTGCTCTTGCACAAGACAACCATCACAAGAAAAATGTTAATTACAATTGTTGTCCACCAATCGTCAACAGACAATAAATTGGAAGCAAGTCCAGGTGATACGAGCGCATCCCGAAAATCAGAGTTGATATCACCAACATTAGTGATAGAAATAGTATTACCATCaacaatttgaattttctgattACCATGATAAGAATGTAAATTGTGCAAGCATTTAGAAGAGCCCCTCATGTGATTGGATGCAACAGAATCAAGAAACCATGGATTGAAAATATTAGAAGACTTACCCTGAATTCCCAAGGCTAAAAAAGCATAAAGTACGATTTGTTGAATCATTTCAGCCTGTAGAGCACCACCATTAGAGGCACAAGGGATGGAAGGACCAATTGTGGAGCTCGTAGTGGCATGGAATGTTGCACGGAATGTTGTGTTGGTCGTGGAGGGCGCATGGGACAACCAGAGATAATATGACCTTGCTcctttcaataattattattacaacTACGAGCGACATGTCCAAACTGTTTACACAAGAAACATTGGACTTGTCGCATATCACGACCTTTACCTCGGCTTTGAGCAGCATATGCAACAAGTTCGGAAGTGACAACATCATGAGACATGGTTCCTTGAGTAAGGAGACGTTGTTCCTCTAAGATAAGTTCATCAACACATGTATCCAAAGAAGGAACATGAATTCTGTTTAGCAAAGCACCTCTGACAACCTCAAATTCTAGACGAAGTTTCATGAGAAATTGATCACGCTTACTAGTGTCGTAGACAACTTGGACATCCTCAAGAGAAGTCTTGGGAACCGCAACAAATAGAATAGCAGAGTGTTCTGCCcacaaattcaaaaattcataataatattctTGAATTGACAAATTACCTTGTTTGTAGTTGGCTATCTCTAGCTCCAACTGAAAACGTTTGGTCATATTGTCTTGGTTGTAGATACGCTTCAAATAGTTCCACATTTCTTCAGCAGTTGAAAAAAAGCGCaaattattgatcatatgaGGATCAATAGTATTGAGAATCCAAGAAATAATCTAAGCATCTTTGATTTTCCACGCATCTAAGGCGGCTTTCCTTGTCGGAGCCTTAGAAACCCCATCAAGGTGACTCCATAATCCCCTTTCTTTAACAtacattttgaattgaaattccCAAACAGCGTAATTCTTGCTGGTAAAACGGACACAAAAgttgtctctttctttttcagaagcCATGAGTTTGCACGtgcacaaaaatatatatatatatatatatatatatatatactttttttttggtAATGTGCAGCAAAAACAATCACCCAAACAGAATTGAATTAGGCCctaacaaaaaagaaagagaaaggtcGTAAGCCAAAAAATTACCCTATTCACGATCAGGCACGAGAATGACGACAAGCACGATCAAGCAAGAATGACGATCAAGGAAGCTAGCAACAGCAACGACAAGCAATAACGAGCAAGAATGAGGATCAACAAACCAGAATCACGATCGAGCAGCAGCGAGGAAAAAAACCCAGAACAAACAATTGCGAAGATGAAACCAAGAGTCGAACAAACAACTGCAGGCAACTATGGTTGAGAGTTCGCAACGTAATCACGAAACAAGCAAGGACCAAGAACGGAACGAATGATTTCAAGAGCAACCCCATGGGGTGTCGCTGAATAAAGCCAAGATTAACTAAGAGCTCACAAGTTTGATCGAACCTACTGATACCATGTCACGAATTAGGGTTTGATACccttttgttttgatatttCTCATTATAAATAATCATTACAACATTTACatctaataattacaaattaagaggATCAAATCAAATCCTGATTTGTCTAACTTATTTTTGGAAagctgataaatataattacaaattaatattatttcctgATTCACACATATTTCCAGTTAgtttatattctttaaaatggACATTTTCTTTCCACTTATGGAATGTTTAAGAGACTATGCCGATCAAATCAACAACCAATGGATAATCATAAACGACAAGTTATGGACTGAATTTTACCTGAATGGTGGcagtttttctctcttctccacCAACTGGAGTAAATTTTGAACCATCTCCTTTCTCAATGACAAACTCAACAGTTCCTCTACCTGAAAGTCTACAAAAAAAATGGGAAGATGTTGATTTTCCCTCCATGTTCTGATTATTAAACTTTTCCAAAGAACTGCACTATGAATGATTAACCATATAATCTTTTTATGCTAGTCTCATCTAAAATAGTGATTGTATGTTTGCGTCTGAAGTGATGGGTAATTTTTTGTTTCGCGAAAATGTATGACTTATATTATATGTGGACAAGTCTCATTCTAAATTGTTATTCATCGCTCTATATATAGAGCTAAACtgtaatacaaaaatatattctaaattatatcatttaaggaaaaaattctaaaaatatgctaaatataaatgatatcttatcttaattcttaaatataataaaatctaattctaaatttataatcaaCTAAAGATATTTAGGCATATTAGTCTCAACATGAAGATCCGTTAAAAGAATCAGGGATGTATATACTACATAAAGGTAGTAACTGACATGACTTTCTGATAGGAGTCGAGTCACTGACCGTGGATATTGCAGGTATTGCCCTGGCAATAGAAAAGATAGTCCTGGTGCCTGTTGCAGCAGTATCAAGATCATATTCAGGACATGGTCACAATATTGTTGTAACATAAATTCAGTCATTTTAATGGAAAGATGAAATAATACTCTTGAATTCAAGATAACATCATATTATTGGATTTGTGTCACCTGTAATAACTCTAGCTCTGCCACGGTATCCAGTGTAGATTGAAGGCTTACAGATACTCTATCCACATCCTGTTCCCTTATAGATTGAAGGAGAGCTTGCAAACCCCCCTACAAAATACTGATATCATTCTGGTAGCTTTTATAATGGATATAACTACCAATTTCACATAATGTGTGAATTACATAAGATTGTCTAAATTTTCATCTATCAAAAAAAGTTATAAGTGCTTATAGGCAAGTTCCACATTAAAGTTCCTTCACCTTAATCCTTTTTCTAGCATCAGCAAACAATGGGATACAAGCACAAGGTATATCATCTCTATATGAGAAACATAAGAAAtagcaaaaatatttttatataatacaaGAACAATCATCTTATGTATAGCCCCAAAGTTAAATTAACTGAAATCATCATAAACATATGCAATTTTCTTCAAATGTGAATATCCTTTATTTTAGAAAGAAGGAGAAGTCAGCACTTGTGTATTCTTCTAAATACCTTTCCATTTATTAGAGAGGTATGCACCAGAGAGCCCTTTTCCTTCAGTTCAGCTGGTATACTTGCCAGTATAGAATCCTTTTCATCTACCGCTATCTAAAATAAGGAAGGAACATATCAAAATTTGAAGTCCTTGTGTGAATATGACACAAGAAGAGGTTTATTGTCAGAGCAAATATAAATACTAGAAACACCACATGTAAATTTGAAGTTTTAAAGTACTTATGTTGCATTCACATTCTTTCTATCAACAAAGAAGACACACTAAGGCTTTAAAGATGCAATGGAACCTCAAAAAACCACCAAGTTTGAACATGTGcacaattgaaaaaattgaaactgtTATGCATTAATTAAATTGTACAAAGGATTCCTGAAACTTTAGAATTGAAATAACCAGTAATTCTGCATCTATGATACAAACTTTCCCCCTAATACTTTCATTCTTAATCCTATTTTGTCTTGTGGATTCCCTGGCCCATAATAAAGATTGCATTTAAGTGACAAATAACTTTCTTTTTACCTCTTTATCACCTAGTAGGTCTTACAACAGTCCTGTAAAATTTTCCAGTAAACTCAAGTGTTTTTTAATACCAGAAATTGCACATGAATCCTGTAGTTTACATTTTCTATATTTCTGTCCATCATTTCTATTAATGCATCTAAATACTTGAACCATTGGATTGGAGATATTTTACTaagataaatacaaaaataaagattatataTAATACCTTCAAAACTTTTTTCACATTCCCCTCCATTGTTCCATAAGGTTTCCTCTGTGGAATCCTCAACAAATACGAAATATCTTCAAGAGATTCCTGTATATCAGTTGTAACATGGCTTGTTAGTTTCTTTAATTAATAGTTAGTTAGCTATAGAATAGTTAGAAACAACCTATTCCCTCCGATCCTTTTTCTAAGAaacaaaataatcaattttttgttcatatattttcaaattcaatcaaCTTCCTCCAAAGTGAGCAACACACTTTAGAGTGTAAAGTAAATATTATCAATCATTGATTAGAAAATTAATGGTGGATATTAGAAGTTTTTCCATTTTGAAGGAGCCCGGGTGGATATTAGAAGTACGTCATTACAAATTGTTAAGTTAGATCAATCTTAATTATTTCACTTTACTCACTTTTTAGGAGTCAAATTCATAAGGAATATAGTCTCATTTTCATCATTAAGAATTGTTACATTCCTTTTACACCCTTATTTATTCTGAAAAGAATTCTCAGTTTCTCACTAGTTTCTTATGCAAAAAGAAAAGAACAGTAAAAgctatttttagaataaattcaaaatgataccatcattaattaaaattaactcattTCAATGCATTTCTTTGGTCTTGATAATTTTATCTTTGGCTCCTTATAAAAATGGACTCTAGCACCAACACTTCAGATTGAATTCGTATTCAGAGGTAGACACCAACActttgttggactttagtcctttgaatcttaattttgacataattaacaaacatacactacatgataaatctaacatttgaattgagcaagatttcaggaacaacaatccaatcctacacacatGCAACATATTTCTTAGCGCATGAattaaggaaatcttaagtgtttgtgaatgtgcaatcgattaggcaatcgattagatcaattaaaaatgaaaactgcacaagtcagtagcctctgatttggagagtaatcgattggtaaatcgattgaacatttcacaaatcaaacctgatggtaacacatcgattggtaaatcgattggatgagtcacagtggcactccagtgctgaggaaatcgattggcaaatcgattgacaaagtatcatttgaaaaataacctcacctgtgacaaatacaatcgattggacaatctattgttaacactttaattttgataaagtttggttgcaatcgattggcaaatcgattgaactaaacaccaggtaaaaacttttcaggaacatgacaccaaagcgattgacaagtcgattgatatcaaatagctgagccactgttttgaaaacaatcgattggcaaatcgattgatattaaaactgaatcactattttgaatcacatcgattgacaaatcgattgacatcaaaaacctgagccactgttttgaaaacaatcgattggcaaatcgattgaaataaacttgttgaaaacacagtgaactctgaagtttggcaaatcgattgagtaatcgattgaaaatagttttattaaaacagtttcccagaaatcgattaggcaatcgatttcgacaggtctggacatgttctgctgaaaagtgttgttttaaagaatcgattggtaaatcgattagcttgtatagtttcaagattaaagaaaaccaagatcgcgataatcgattggcaaatcgatttagctcattttataactttacaaaatcgattgggaaatcgatttcgtagttggtttttcagaaactatataagatgtctttcaatctttattctcataacttctaagaacttttacataactttttcatatctttcataatttctcttatgctctcaaaaacggttcatggcaacaaactaacaacttcataattgtgattacagatctcaatacagtttgttgacaatctaagagaaatgataatgtgctcaagaacaatccatgaatatccagatttgtgaagagcaacatttataaagattgaagacccttttgttttacgtcttttattctttctgtaataaatctttgaaccaaaacgaacgttgaaaatccagctagaaactggtggctactttcttgggtgagaggtctcaacaagaaagagtcgtactttgattttgtgttaggctgccgattgtctacaaggatcaaagggttgatagaaagccagctagaaactggtggctactttcttgggtgagagtgctcaacaagaaagagtcgtactgtgattctgtgttagattgctgagtatctacaaggatcagagggtgatcaataggaaagagatcatcaagatagataggtttcggggaggaaactggacaatttgtaattgattctttctattggagaagaaaatctgaaatccgtttggattttcagaactggatgtaggttgtcaagttgacaactgaaccagtataaattcttggtgcaatcttctctaacccttaactcctttgatttactatattgctatatctgtatatgtgattaaaattagatgcatgttaaacatattctgtaataagtaatattgtttaatctgttaatttgacttgtatgcatcttgattaatctcatatcaatctaacagaacttgctaatcttgtatgccacaatttaatttccgctgtgtgtatgaaattgatttaatttcataaagaactgatacattccgatatattccgattattacgaggtcgtacATACCAACACACTTCACATTGAACTCGTATTCAGAGTTGGACACATTGGTGTCCAACCCCGACACATTGAACTACCTACgttttcttaaatttattactgaTGTATACGGATTAATATAGTGTCTACATCAATGTTTCATGGAGAGGGAGTAACTAATTGTGTTCCAGTTACACTATCAACTAAGCAAAACAGCATATATAACCCTGATTATTGAAAATTCAAGGAGAACAAACAAGCATGTTTTACTCAAATATTTAACTGATTAATTAATTCATCCAGCATGTTAGTACATTCAACCTACAACTGCAATTTAAATCCAtatatagtaaataaatataaagtgcAACCTGTATAGCTTTCATGTCAGCGTTTGCAGGAATAGCTTTCCTAAGAGCAACTTCACCAGTTCTAGGAACCTTCGTATCTGGCGAATAAAGAATCGCCATCGCAGCAGGAGAAGAAACGTACGGAACCGAATCAACCAACGGAAACAGTAAACCCAACTGAACAGTGGAAGCAATTACAATAGGAATCACACTCTTCAACTTCTTCATTATCCTCTCACATATACCCGCTGACGTGTCATCACATTGTTCCTGCACATCACAAAAACAACGTTTCACAAATGCCGCAAAATTTTAGGAGAGTGTTTTTGAAGTGACCTTGTTGGTGAGGTAGTGGTTCTTTGAGTAGCAGAAGATTCGAGAAGGTGACGTGGCGCGATGGAAGAACGATGGAGAGGTGTGGCGGGTGATGGGAACATTGAAGGAGGAAGAGAGAGGGTACGCCATTGAAGTTGGTGCGCGCCTAATCCGTTGTGGGCAATGCTGTTAATGGAGTAGTGGGAAAACGAACACGTGTCCTCGGTGTATGACTCGCTTTCCCTCGATTTAAACACTTTTCCAGAATTTTTAAGTCATTTATATGTAGAGTTTGTTGTAGATTTTTCAAAGAAAGTGATTTTGAAgtcacaattttaaaaatatttttattaaatttatttaaaaataagatatttttaatttattaaatatttttacgcaataaaagaacatttttttttaaatatataaaaagtgatttttagaataaaaattaaaatactttttatgctaaccactttttaaaattttattattaaaaaatattataattaataaataaattattatttgaaataaattatttaaaacaattttttatttgaaattttattttcaaatgtaaaaagactaaaaaatactataaaaacaattttttttaaactgtaACATACGGATTTATTGTAACTAAAATATTGATTGTATATGAATgaattaatttatgaaaaatttgatgactAATGACAATTTGCTTGATAAGATGATTGGCAaggaattaatttattttctaacatttatttaatttgggttgatttttttttcttgttattaTGATCAGATCTTGTGGacgaatttatttaaatttttaaattctttcgATGTTGTTGGTTTTGATTACTAGAGTTTTCTTTCTAATAAGTATTACTTTATGATTTATTGCTTTGATCACCAAATGCTTCATCGTCTGTTTCTGCTTCTGCTTGCAAACTATTTGATGAAGAACTTGATGGTAATCTAATTCCACTCTTTGTAGAACTTTCcagttcattttttattttcttgaaaaaataaatcatttagtGGTAAATGCATTTCGTCTTCAAAATCGTTTGCAAAGTGacactttcttcttctttttttctcgaaacattttaaaacaagtaGATTCTTTTAGGTCTTTGATATCACACTTTCTTAGAAACATCCAGATAAgtgataattttttacaattcaCAACATTTAAAATTACCGTGATACATTTTACTATATTTGAGATCTATATTTCTTTCTTTCGAGTTAAAGatatcaataatataaatattgataaagTTTATTGACATTTTCTtatttagataataaatatGCAAATGAGTTTGAGCATATATCACATATTCATAGTTAAATCAAGGAGTTGAAAAGATACTACtttgtgtttttcttctttgatCATCATGCAGATTAAGATGTATAGTTAAGAACATATGTAGTTGTTTGGGTGCAACATTATCTATTTTtctcatattatattttatctgtATAAATGTTAGATATGTATTTCCAAAATTCTTTTGTTGTTTTTGCTCTGATTCAAAGTTGAATATATCTTTTTGTGATTGGACAATATAGATAAAATCTGATTGTGCGTTCTATAAAAAGTTTTACTTTTTGTTTATCATTCTAGTCCTTTCTTTGAATATGTTTGTTAATCTATTTGGCACACTTCTTTTTACCCATATAAGTTGATTTTTGGATTCACATAAGATTTTAAACGTGTGTTTCGAAagattaaaatcaatattttcttcTCTTACACTATTAGAGGCTTAATCAAGAAACGCAATTTTGATGTCAATTGAACGTGGTTAAAAGCATAAGAAAAAAGatgtttgaattgtgatttaaacaacaaaaaattttcCATTATCTTTGTCTTTTATaaagtgatatatttttaattctcatTGTCGAATCGTATGCTAAAAGTAAAAGGAGTAGAGAAAGAAAATATGACACATGAGATTTATGATGGTTTATTATCCACCTAATAGCTACATTCAGCATCTTCAACTAGTAGGATTTTTCACTAAAGGGATCAATTAATCGACAATCTAAATTATACTTATCTCAAGTGATTATACTACAGTCTTCTCAAAATTTTGGCTTGAGACCTCCAAGCACTTTGAGAAAAACACCATTATAGGCACAACACAAGAAACACAAGAAACACAAGAAACAAATAACTCTTCATGAAAGGATAGTTGATTTAAGCTCATATACaagatgaaaaatatatattcatttggAGCTTTTCTATTGTGGTATTTTCTTCCCCCGCCATCTTATGTGCTCAAATACATATTCGAATTAGTCAATTTGTATGTGTAAAATACTCATTAAGATTGGCCAATTATGACAAAAATTTATGATGGTTGTATGTATTTATGCCTCTGATGATTAACTCGCGTTTCTAGACATGTTGTCTCTGATGTTATTTCTCAACTATGAGTATTTTTGCCTCTAGTTTCTCCTTCTGTTTTTGCCCTTGTTGTTTTCCTTATGTCTATCCCTCTTATTCTTATTGGGACGTGTATCCTCTGATTCTTCCACGGGACGTGTATCATTGGATTCTTCCTCTAGACATGTATCCTCTAATTCTTCTTATGAGTGTGTATCCTCTGATTCTTCTTTTGGACGTGTATCATCTGATTCTTCCACGGGACGGTATTCTCTGATTCTTCCACATGACATATATCCTCTGATTCTTCCACAAGACGTCTATCATTGATTCTTCCTCTAGATGTGTATATTTTGAGAAAGCATGGGGAATAGAAGAAGCTCAGTTATCTTGTTTTCTAATGCTACTAGCTTTTTTCTGTCTTTTAGCTTCTGGTCCTTTCTCTTCttcacttttttcttctttttttttgtcttccttCACTTGCCACAAATATGAATTGTTACATATTTGTTGTaagagttaaatttttaaataacaagCTTCTCCGTGCAAATTTCGTTAATGTCTTTTGTAGccaatcaaataaatttgttgaaatGACTATTTGTCGCTTGTCAAAAGTTGTCAATTCATTGTCGCCGATTTTTCGGATATTGATTGTATTCTTGCAATATTTATGTCAAGAGCATAAGTGAGAGTAGGGCTGGACAAAAAACCGAGGCCCAAAATAAACCGAACCGTCTGCAGCCCAGTTTCAGGAACGGGTGGGCAAGATCGGGTCAGCGGGTTTACGGGTCAacagaaatgggtttgtgtggTTTAAAATGGACGGGTTCGGTTCAGAATTCTTGAACCATGGATACCCGAACCCGCCCGtttcaaatttaatatctatgttGTGAAAATTTTCCCTTGTACCCACTCATTTATCCCTATACTCCCAAAAGTAAaggaaaaatactaaaataccctca contains:
- the LOC101489715 gene encoding peptidyl-prolyl cis-trans isomerase CYP37, chloroplastic isoform X2, with amino-acid sequence MAYPLSSSFNVPITRHTSPSFFHRATSPSRIFCYSKNHYLTNKEQCDDTSAGICERIMKKLKSVIPIVIASTVQLGLLFPLVDSVPYVSSPAAMAILYSPDTKVPRTGEVALRKAIPANADMKAIQESLEDISYLLRIPQRKPYGTMEGNVKKVLKIAVDEKDSILASIPAELKEKGSLVHTSLINGKGGLQALLQSIREQDVDRVSVSLQSTLDTVAELELLQAPGLSFLLPGQYLQYPRLSGRGTVEFVIEKGDGSKFTPVGGEERKTATIQVMDGAYNGIKLSCSNQAILSENGQDKSSGYSVPLEIMPSGQFEPLYKTTLSVQDGELPVLPLSVYGAVAMAHNEVSEEYSSPYQFFFYLYDKRSAGLGGISFDEGQFSVFGYTTTGRDILPQIKTGDIIRSAKLLEGQDRLVLPKET
- the LOC101489715 gene encoding peptidyl-prolyl cis-trans isomerase CYP37, chloroplastic isoform X1, which translates into the protein MAYPLSSSFNVPITRHTSPSFFHRATSPSRIFCYSKNHYLTNKEQCDDTSAGICERIMKKLKSVIPIVIASTVQLGLLFPLVDSVPYVSSPAAMAILYSPDTKVPRTGEVALRKAIPANADMKAIQESLEDISYLLRIPQRKPYGTMEGNVKKVLKIAVDEKDSILASIPAELKEKGSLVHTSLINGKGGLQALLQSIREQDVDRVSVSLQSTLDTVAELELLQAPGLSFLLPGQYLQYPRLSGRGTVEFVIEKGDGSKFTPVGGEERKTATIQVVIDGFSAPLTAGNFAKLVMDGAYNGIKLSCSNQAILSENGQDKSSGYSVPLEIMPSGQFEPLYKTTLSVQDGELPVLPLSVYGAVAMAHNEVSEEYSSPYQFFFYLYDKRSAGLGGISFDEGQFSVFGYTTTGRDILPQIKTGDIIRSAKLLEGQDRLVLPKET